Proteins encoded together in one Kitasatospora albolonga window:
- a CDS encoding ATPase yields the protein MGVNVSVVAVDAGNSKTDVALIGTDGTVLATARGGGFQPPAVGMEAAVDVVAAALERAVAELPAPERAVAELPVPPGSLGHVSACLANADLPVEEAELAEALAARGWGTSVEVRNDTFAILRAGVDEPRGVAVVCGAGINCVGMVPDGRTARFPAIGRISGDWGGGGGLAEEALWFAARAEDGRGEPTELARTLPGHFGLDSMYALIEALHRGAIPPVRRHELTPVLFATGAAGDAVAAALVERQAEEVVAMASVALTRLGLLEEEVPVLLGGSVLAARHPRLNDRIAELLAARAPKAVVRVVSEPPVLGAALLGLDRTGAAPEVHRRLREQYA from the coding sequence GTGGGCGTGAACGTCTCGGTCGTCGCCGTCGACGCGGGCAACAGCAAGACCGATGTGGCGCTGATCGGCACGGACGGCACGGTCCTGGCCACCGCCCGGGGCGGGGGGTTCCAGCCGCCCGCTGTGGGGATGGAGGCGGCGGTCGACGTGGTGGCCGCCGCACTGGAGCGGGCGGTCGCGGAGCTGCCTGCCCCGGAACGGGCGGTCGCGGAGCTGCCTGTCCCGCCCGGCTCGCTCGGCCATGTCTCCGCCTGCCTCGCCAACGCCGATCTGCCGGTCGAGGAGGCCGAGTTGGCGGAGGCCCTGGCGGCCCGGGGCTGGGGGACCTCGGTCGAGGTGCGCAACGACACCTTCGCGATTCTGCGCGCCGGGGTGGACGAGCCCCGGGGCGTCGCGGTGGTGTGCGGGGCCGGGATCAACTGCGTGGGCATGGTGCCGGACGGACGGACCGCCCGCTTCCCCGCGATCGGGCGGATCTCCGGTGACTGGGGCGGCGGCGGGGGGCTGGCGGAGGAGGCGCTGTGGTTCGCCGCCCGCGCCGAGGACGGACGCGGCGAGCCGACCGAGCTGGCCCGTACGCTGCCGGGCCACTTCGGGCTCGACTCGATGTACGCGCTGATCGAGGCGCTGCACCGGGGCGCGATCCCGCCGGTCCGGCGCCATGAGCTGACGCCGGTGCTGTTCGCCACGGGCGCGGCCGGGGACGCGGTGGCGGCGGCGCTGGTGGAGCGGCAGGCGGAGGAGGTGGTCGCGATGGCGTCGGTGGCGCTGACCCGGCTGGGGCTGCTGGAGGAGGAGGTTCCGGTGCTGCTGGGCGGCAGCGTGCTGGCCGCGCGCCATCCCCGGCTGAACGACCGGATCGCCGAACTGCTGGCGGCCCGCGCCCCGAAGGCCGTGGTGCGGGTGGTGTCCGAGCCGCCGGTGCTGGGGGCCGCGCTGCTGGGCCTGGACCGTACGGGGGCGGCGCCGGAGGTCCACCGGCGGCTGCGGGAGCAGTACGCCTGA
- a CDS encoding sugar kinase, with protein MTGTTPGTPRVLRAMNDRAALDLLLEHGPLSRTRIGKLTGLSKPTASQLLARLEAAGLVVATGTSEGRPGPNAQLYTVNARAAYVAGLDVNSRRIVAAVADVTGASVGQFELATPGRRADGVVRQVAEALDGAVKEAGLTRADIHRVVIGTPGAFDPGTGRLRYASHLPGWHSPTLLEELAAFLPMPVEYENDVNLVAVAEQRLGAARGHEDFVLLWNEEGLGAALVINGRLHRGFTGGAGEVGFLPVPGTPLVRQVVKANSGGFQELAGAQAVPRLAKTLGIDAPQQPHARAAAALLERAAEAYGRDEALTELLRQYAQRLATGLASVTAVLDPGLIVLSGGAVVAGGEALRSLIQSELAELAASRPRLVLGEIDRTPVLRGALERALADTRDEVFDTSR; from the coding sequence ATGACGGGAACCACTCCGGGCACACCCCGGGTGCTGCGGGCCATGAACGACCGGGCCGCCCTCGATCTGCTGCTGGAGCACGGGCCGCTCTCCCGGACCCGGATCGGGAAGCTCACCGGGCTCTCCAAGCCCACCGCGTCCCAGCTCCTGGCCCGGCTGGAGGCGGCCGGGCTGGTCGTCGCGACCGGGACCAGCGAGGGGCGGCCCGGGCCCAACGCGCAGCTCTACACGGTCAACGCGCGCGCCGCGTATGTGGCGGGGCTCGATGTGAACAGCCGGCGGATCGTGGCCGCCGTCGCGGACGTGACCGGGGCGAGCGTCGGGCAGTTCGAGCTCGCGACACCGGGGCGGCGCGCGGACGGTGTGGTGCGCCAGGTCGCCGAGGCGCTGGACGGGGCGGTGAAGGAGGCCGGGCTCACCCGCGCCGACATCCACCGGGTCGTCATCGGCACCCCGGGCGCCTTCGACCCGGGCACCGGGCGGCTGCGGTACGCCTCGCACCTGCCCGGCTGGCACTCCCCCACCCTCCTGGAGGAGCTGGCCGCGTTCCTGCCGATGCCGGTGGAGTACGAGAACGACGTCAACCTGGTCGCCGTGGCGGAGCAGCGCCTCGGTGCGGCCCGGGGCCACGAGGACTTCGTACTCCTCTGGAACGAGGAGGGCCTCGGCGCGGCCCTCGTCATCAACGGGCGCCTGCACCGCGGCTTCACCGGCGGCGCGGGCGAGGTCGGCTTCCTGCCCGTACCCGGCACCCCCCTCGTACGCCAGGTCGTCAAGGCCAACAGCGGCGGCTTCCAGGAGCTGGCGGGCGCCCAGGCGGTGCCCCGGCTCGCGAAGACGCTCGGCATCGACGCCCCGCAGCAGCCCCACGCCAGGGCCGCCGCCGCCCTGCTGGAGCGGGCGGCGGAGGCGTACGGGCGGGACGAGGCGCTGACCGAGCTGCTGCGTCAGTACGCCCAGCGGCTCGCCACCGGCCTCGCCTCCGTCACCGCCGTCCTGGACCCCGGGCTGATCGTGCTCTCCGGCGGGGCGGTCGTGGCGGGCGGCGAGGCCCTGCGCTCCCTCATCCAGTCCGAGCTGGCCGAACTCGCCGCCTCCCGGCCCCGGCTGGTCCTCGGCGAGATCGACCGCACCCCCGTCCTGCGCGGCGCCCTGGAACGGGCGCTGGCCGACACCCGCGACGAAGTGTTCGACACCTCACGCTGA
- a CDS encoding sugar-binding protein: MPVRNGRLRGWGGVAGMAVACLITASLTLLPLSRHDGTPAGTDPAGGTTAAVPVRAEECTDPEASLPPSTADGPGIAKIKERGKLIAGVDQNSYRWGYRNPYSGELEGFDIDLVRALAEDILGDPNAVIFRAIPTNQRIAALERERVDVVVRTMTINCKRLEQVSFSTAYFETGQQILAPKDSPITGYDDSLKGKRVCSGEGTTAYEALERKSYGAIFKDEFDGTERDADRLTVPNQLDCLVRLQLGEVDAVLTDNALGAGQAAQDPAVALKGAGPFTTEYYGVAAKKGADDLVARVNKVLVDYRAGGKDSAWMVSYRKWLAAGLPGITAPPTPKYRGG; encoded by the coding sequence CTGCCCGTCCGGAACGGCCGGCTGCGCGGCTGGGGCGGGGTGGCGGGGATGGCGGTGGCATGCCTGATCACCGCCTCGCTCACCCTTCTGCCGCTCTCCCGGCACGACGGCACGCCCGCCGGGACGGACCCGGCGGGCGGCACGACGGCGGCCGTCCCGGTGCGGGCCGAGGAGTGCACCGATCCGGAGGCGAGCCTGCCGCCCTCGACGGCGGACGGGCCGGGCATCGCGAAGATCAAGGAGCGCGGCAAGCTGATCGCGGGCGTCGACCAGAACAGCTACCGCTGGGGCTACCGCAACCCGTACAGCGGTGAGCTCGAAGGGTTCGACATCGACCTGGTGCGGGCGCTGGCCGAGGACATCCTCGGCGACCCGAACGCCGTGATCTTCCGGGCGATCCCCACCAACCAGCGCATCGCCGCCCTGGAGCGGGAACGGGTCGACGTCGTCGTGCGGACCATGACCATCAACTGCAAGCGGCTGGAGCAGGTCTCCTTCTCCACCGCCTACTTCGAGACCGGGCAGCAGATCCTGGCCCCCAAGGACTCCCCCATCACGGGGTACGACGACTCCCTGAAGGGCAAGCGGGTCTGCTCCGGCGAGGGCACCACCGCGTACGAGGCGCTGGAGCGGAAGTCGTACGGGGCGATATTCAAGGACGAGTTCGACGGGACCGAGCGGGACGCGGACCGGCTGACCGTGCCCAACCAGCTGGACTGCCTGGTCCGGCTCCAGCTCGGCGAGGTGGACGCCGTCCTCACGGACAACGCCCTGGGCGCGGGCCAGGCGGCACAGGACCCGGCGGTGGCCCTCAAGGGCGCGGGGCCGTTCACCACCGAGTACTACGGCGTCGCGGCGAAGAAGGGCGCCGACGATCTGGTGGCCCGGGTCAACAAGGTCCTGGTCGACTACCGCGCGGGCGGGAAGGACAGCGCCTGGATGGTGTCGTACCGCAAGTGGCTGGCGGCCGGACTCCCCGGCATCACGGCGCCACCGACCCCCAAGTACCGCGGCGGCTGA
- a CDS encoding mechanosensitive ion channel protein MscS produces the protein MSLSVLLAATPSSEPVGSLEEAAEQAGNAAGWIEENWSTWLSTGLRIMLIVAVAITLRYLIRRALTNLIDRMNRSAQAVEGTALGGLLVNAERRRQRSEAIGSVLRSVASFMIMGTAALMVLGAFKINLAPLLASAGVAGVALGFGARNLVTDFLSGVFMILEDQYGVGDTIDAGVASGEVIEVGLRVTKLRGDNGEIWYVRNGEVKRIGNLSQGWSTAGVDVTVRPTENLEHVRTAITTCAEAMAKEEPWSERLWGPVEVLGLDAVLLDSMTVRVSAKTMPGKSTGVERELRWRIKQALDDAGIRMIGTEQPAEDGAAADPTAGMAAPSAYASATSPQSLAATPIPPPATRLNK, from the coding sequence GTGTCCCTGTCCGTCCTGTTGGCCGCAACCCCGTCATCCGAGCCGGTCGGCTCGCTGGAGGAAGCCGCCGAACAGGCCGGGAACGCCGCGGGGTGGATCGAGGAGAACTGGTCCACCTGGCTGAGCACCGGTCTGCGGATCATGCTGATCGTGGCCGTCGCGATCACCCTGCGCTATCTGATCCGGCGCGCCCTGACCAACCTCATCGACCGGATGAACCGCAGCGCCCAGGCGGTGGAGGGCACGGCGCTGGGCGGCCTGCTGGTGAACGCGGAGCGCAGACGGCAGCGCTCGGAGGCGATCGGCTCGGTGCTGCGGTCGGTGGCCTCGTTCATGATCATGGGCACGGCCGCGCTGATGGTGCTGGGCGCCTTCAAGATCAACCTGGCGCCGCTGCTCGCCTCGGCCGGTGTCGCGGGTGTGGCGCTCGGTTTCGGCGCCCGGAACCTGGTCACGGACTTCCTCTCCGGCGTCTTCATGATCCTGGAGGACCAGTACGGGGTCGGGGACACGATCGACGCGGGCGTGGCCTCCGGTGAGGTCATCGAGGTGGGCCTGCGGGTCACCAAGCTGCGCGGGGACAACGGCGAGATCTGGTACGTCCGCAACGGCGAGGTGAAGCGGATAGGCAACCTCAGCCAGGGCTGGTCCACCGCCGGGGTCGATGTCACCGTGCGCCCGACGGAGAACCTGGAACACGTCCGCACGGCGATCACCACCTGCGCCGAGGCGATGGCGAAGGAGGAGCCCTGGTCGGAGCGGCTCTGGGGCCCGGTGGAGGTGCTCGGCCTGGACGCGGTGCTGCTGGACTCCATGACGGTCCGGGTCTCCGCGAAGACGATGCCGGGCAAGTCGACGGGCGTGGAGCGCGAGCTGCGCTGGCGCATCAAGCAGGCGCTGGACGACGCGGGCATCCGGATGATCGGCACGGAGCAGCCCGCGGAGGACGGGGCCGCGGCGGACCCGACGGCCGGGATGGCCGCCCCCTCGGCGTACGCCTCGGCGACCTCCCCGCAGTCCCTGGCGGCGACCCCGATACCGCCGCCGGCCACCCGGCTGAACAAGTAG
- a CDS encoding 6-phospho-beta-glucosidase — protein sequence MKLAVVGGGSTYTPELIDGFARLRDTLPVEELVLVDPAADRLELVGGLARRIFAKQDHAGKITTTTNLDAGVAGADAVLLQLRVGGQAARDQDETWPLECGCVGQETTGAGGLAKALRTVPVVLDIAERVRRTNPDAWIIDFTNPVGIVTRALLRAGHKAVGLCNVAIGFQRKFARLLEVNPSEVHLDHVGLNHLTWELGVRLGGPDGENVLPKLLAEHGDAIADDLHMPRRLMDRLGVVPSYYLRYFYAHDEVVRELGTKPSRAAEVAAMEKELLEMYGDPALDEKPGLLAKRGGAFYSEAAVDLAASLLGGGGSPVQVVNTYNNGTLPFLPDDAVIEVQARVGHEGAAPLAVPALDPLYAGLIANVTAYEDLALEAALRGGRERVFRALLAHPLIGQYDYAEQLTDRLIAHNREHLAWA from the coding sequence ATGAAGCTCGCAGTAGTGGGTGGCGGGTCCACCTACACCCCTGAACTGATCGACGGCTTCGCCCGGCTGCGGGACACGCTGCCGGTCGAGGAGCTCGTCCTCGTCGACCCGGCGGCCGACCGGCTGGAGCTGGTCGGGGGCCTCGCCCGGCGGATCTTCGCCAAGCAGGACCACGCCGGGAAGATCACCACGACCACCAACCTGGACGCGGGCGTGGCCGGCGCCGACGCGGTCCTCCTCCAGCTGCGCGTCGGCGGACAGGCCGCGCGCGACCAGGACGAGACCTGGCCGCTGGAGTGCGGCTGCGTCGGCCAGGAGACCACCGGCGCGGGCGGCCTCGCCAAGGCGCTGCGGACCGTTCCGGTCGTCCTGGACATCGCCGAGCGGGTGCGCCGCACCAACCCGGACGCCTGGATCATCGACTTCACCAACCCGGTCGGCATCGTCACCCGCGCCCTGCTCCGGGCCGGGCACAAGGCGGTCGGCCTGTGCAACGTGGCGATCGGCTTCCAGCGCAAGTTCGCCCGGCTGCTGGAGGTGAACCCCTCCGAGGTCCATCTCGACCACGTGGGGCTCAACCACCTCACCTGGGAGCTGGGCGTGCGCCTGGGCGGCCCGGACGGCGAGAACGTGCTGCCGAAGCTGCTGGCCGAGCACGGCGACGCCATCGCGGACGACCTCCACATGCCGAGGAGGCTCATGGACCGGCTCGGTGTCGTCCCCTCGTACTACCTGCGCTACTTCTACGCCCACGACGAGGTCGTACGGGAGCTCGGCACCAAGCCGTCCCGGGCCGCCGAGGTCGCGGCGATGGAGAAGGAACTGCTGGAGATGTACGGCGACCCCGCGCTCGACGAGAAGCCCGGGCTGCTCGCCAAGCGGGGCGGCGCGTTCTACTCGGAGGCGGCGGTGGACCTCGCGGCCTCCCTGCTGGGCGGCGGCGGTTCTCCGGTCCAGGTGGTGAACACGTACAACAACGGGACGCTGCCGTTCCTCCCGGACGACGCGGTCATCGAGGTGCAGGCCCGGGTCGGCCACGAGGGTGCGGCTCCGCTGGCCGTGCCCGCGCTGGACCCGCTGTACGCCGGTCTGATCGCCAACGTGACGGCGTACGAGGACCTCGCCCTGGAAGCCGCGCTGCGCGGGGGCCGGGAGCGGGTCTTCAGGGCGCTGCTCGCCCATCCGCTGATCGGCCAGTACGACTACGCCGAGCAGCTCACCGACCGGCTGATCGCGCACAACCGGGAGCACCTCGCGTGGGCGTGA
- a CDS encoding endonuclease — MPHVLVLNASYEPLGVVPLRRALVLVLENKAICLEETGAFLHSATRAVPAPSVVRLKRFVRVPYRGPVPLTRRALFARDGGRCMYCGAAATSVDHVIPRSRGGQHVWDNVVAACRRCNHVKADRHLPELGWRLRHQPAPPTGLAWRIIGTGHRDPRWLPYLQPFGADDVMARIDGVSA; from the coding sequence GTGCCGCACGTCCTGGTTCTCAACGCGTCGTACGAGCCGCTCGGCGTCGTACCGCTCCGCCGCGCACTCGTTCTCGTTCTCGAGAACAAGGCGATCTGCCTGGAGGAGACCGGCGCCTTCCTGCACAGTGCCACCCGTGCCGTGCCCGCACCCAGTGTGGTCCGGCTCAAGCGGTTCGTACGGGTCCCCTACCGGGGGCCCGTCCCCCTGACGCGCCGGGCCCTGTTCGCCCGGGACGGGGGCCGCTGCATGTACTGCGGGGCCGCCGCGACCAGCGTCGACCACGTCATCCCCCGCAGCCGGGGCGGACAGCACGTGTGGGACAACGTGGTGGCCGCCTGCCGCCGCTGCAACCACGTCAAGGCCGACCGCCATCTGCCCGAGCTCGGGTGGCGGCTGCGCCACCAGCCCGCCCCGCCGACCGGTCTGGCCTGGCGGATCATCGGGACCGGACACCGTGACCCGCGCTGGCTGCCGTATTTGCAACCGTTCGGCGCGGACGACGTGATGGCCCGGATCGACGGCGTTTCCGCCTGA
- a CDS encoding sugar ABC transporter permease: MTTHTLRSKRRRSALRNAAFMSPWLIGFSVFFAYPMVSTVYFSFTSYDGFGAPVFNGLTNWTYVFRDYPMFWPSLGNTLWLVVVMVTCRVVFGLGIGLLITKIKTGTGVFRTLFYLPYLAPPVAATLAFVFLLNPGTGPVNAILGDFGLPTPGWFNDAAWSKPALTMLAVWGIGDLMVIFMASLLDVPTEQYEAAELDGASAWQKFRFVTLPNISPIVLFAVVTGVIQAMQYYTQPLVAGKVASGVIGGSGQSFEPGYPDKSTLTLPQLVYNLGFQRFDYGAACVVALILFALAMAFTALLMRGRNNLLQAGD; this comes from the coding sequence ATGACGACGCACACACTCCGCTCCAAGCGCCGCAGGTCGGCGTTGCGGAACGCGGCCTTCATGTCGCCGTGGCTGATCGGGTTCTCGGTCTTCTTCGCCTACCCGATGGTCTCGACGGTCTACTTCTCGTTCACGTCGTACGACGGTTTCGGCGCGCCGGTCTTCAACGGGCTGACGAACTGGACGTACGTCTTCCGGGACTACCCGATGTTCTGGCCGTCCCTGGGGAACACGCTCTGGCTGGTGGTCGTCATGGTCACCTGCCGGGTCGTCTTCGGGCTCGGCATCGGGCTGCTGATCACGAAGATCAAGACGGGGACGGGTGTCTTCCGGACGCTGTTCTACCTCCCCTACCTGGCGCCGCCGGTCGCCGCGACGCTCGCCTTCGTCTTCCTGCTCAACCCTGGCACCGGCCCGGTCAACGCGATCCTCGGGGACTTCGGGCTGCCGACGCCCGGCTGGTTCAACGACGCCGCCTGGTCCAAGCCGGCGCTCACCATGCTCGCGGTCTGGGGCATCGGGGACCTGATGGTCATCTTCATGGCCTCGTTGCTGGACGTGCCGACCGAGCAGTACGAGGCGGCCGAGCTCGACGGCGCCTCCGCCTGGCAGAAGTTCCGCTTCGTGACGCTGCCGAACATCTCGCCGATCGTGCTGTTCGCGGTGGTGACGGGCGTCATCCAGGCGATGCAGTACTACACCCAGCCGCTCGTCGCCGGAAAGGTCGCCTCCGGGGTCATCGGCGGCTCCGGCCAGTCCTTCGAACCCGGCTATCCCGACAAGTCGACACTGACGCTCCCCCAGCTCGTCTACAACCTCGGTTTCCAGCGCTTCGACTACGGCGCCGCCTGTGTCGTCGCCCTCATCCTGTTCGCCCTGGCCATGGCCTTCACCGCGCTGCTCATGCGGGGCCGCAACAACCTCCTCCAGGCCGGTGACTGA
- a CDS encoding ABC transporter substrate-binding protein, translating into MRTNRLTTTAVAVAALSVLTTACTGQSGTGATDDPKAETTINFWHGWSSPAEVKAVKDNIARFEKAHPNIKVNISGNINDDKLNQALRAGGSNGPDVVSSFTTANVGKFCSSGAFADLKPFVEKSRLDLEKTFPKILLDYTQFEGKRCALPLLTDAYGLYYNKDAFKKAGITAPPKTMSELASVAKKLTVEKGDSYEQLGFMPNFHGYETVVSHYMSSWDHAYFDKDGKSNIAKDPAFAEMFTYQKKLVDSLGGYTRLEKYRGTFGDEWSAEHPFHTGQVAMQLDGEWRLGMAEDAGADFEIGVAPMPVADDEADSYGKGYLSGTVVGIAPASKKQNAAWELVKYMTTDTEAVVNFSNGIRNVPSTLAALKSPDLKFDPRFQTFLDIAQHPKSSTSDGAVNGAAYQLTLQDFGYQYEKGAVKDLQAGLEKTARQIDTDIAKAK; encoded by the coding sequence ATGCGCACAAACCGTCTCACCACCACCGCTGTCGCCGTCGCCGCGCTCTCGGTGCTCACCACCGCGTGTACCGGCCAGAGCGGGACCGGGGCCACCGACGACCCGAAGGCGGAGACCACGATCAACTTCTGGCACGGCTGGAGTTCGCCCGCCGAGGTGAAGGCGGTCAAGGACAACATCGCCCGGTTCGAGAAGGCCCACCCGAACATCAAGGTCAACATCTCCGGCAACATCAACGACGACAAGCTCAACCAGGCGCTGCGCGCGGGCGGTTCGAACGGGCCCGACGTGGTCTCCTCCTTCACCACCGCCAACGTCGGCAAGTTCTGCTCGTCGGGCGCCTTCGCCGATCTGAAGCCGTTCGTCGAGAAGTCGCGGCTGGACCTGGAGAAGACGTTCCCGAAGATCCTGCTCGACTACACCCAGTTCGAGGGCAAGCGGTGCGCCCTGCCGCTGCTCACGGACGCCTACGGCCTCTACTACAACAAGGACGCCTTCAAGAAGGCCGGGATCACCGCGCCGCCGAAGACGATGTCCGAACTGGCGAGCGTGGCGAAGAAACTGACGGTCGAGAAGGGCGACAGCTACGAGCAGCTCGGCTTCATGCCGAACTTCCACGGTTACGAGACCGTCGTCAGCCACTACATGTCCTCGTGGGACCACGCGTACTTCGACAAGGACGGCAAGTCCAACATCGCCAAGGACCCGGCGTTCGCGGAGATGTTCACGTACCAGAAGAAGCTGGTGGACAGCCTCGGCGGCTACACCAGGCTGGAGAAGTACCGCGGCACCTTCGGTGACGAGTGGAGCGCCGAGCACCCCTTCCACACCGGGCAGGTCGCCATGCAGCTGGACGGCGAGTGGCGGCTCGGGATGGCCGAGGACGCCGGGGCGGACTTCGAGATCGGGGTCGCGCCGATGCCCGTCGCCGACGACGAGGCGGACAGCTACGGCAAGGGCTACCTCTCCGGCACCGTCGTGGGCATCGCCCCGGCCAGCAAGAAGCAGAACGCCGCCTGGGAGCTGGTGAAGTACATGACCACCGACACGGAGGCGGTCGTCAACTTCTCCAACGGCATCCGCAACGTGCCCTCCACCCTGGCGGCGCTGAAGTCGCCCGACCTGAAGTTCGACCCGCGCTTCCAGACCTTCCTGGACATCGCCCAGCACCCCAAGTCCAGCACCTCCGACGGGGCCGTCAACGGAGCCGCGTACCAGCTGACCCTCCAGGACTTCGGCTACCAGTACGAGAAGGGCGCGGTGAAGGACCTCCAGGCGGGTCTGGAGAAGACCGCCAGGCAGATCGACACCGACATCGCCAAGGCCAAGTAG
- a CDS encoding sugar ABC transporter permease, whose translation MPQLLDKPAPASPAKAPYTPAARTARRKALLHWIAVHSLGVAAALFFVLPFVFVVLTSLMNDQQALTRDLTPNTWEWGNYRQVFETPGFLIWWRNTLLYAGLGTVLTVVSSIPVAYALAKFRFRGRKLSLMLVISMMMLPPQVVIIPMYLFWAKQMDLSGSLWPLIIPMAFGDAFSIFLLRQFLLTIPNEYLDAAKVDGCGEFRTLIRVVLPMAKPGIAAIALFQFFAAWNDYFGPQIYASENPAAWTLSYGLESFKGAHHTNWNLTMAATVLVMAPVIAVFFFAQKAFVEGVTLTGVKG comes from the coding sequence ATGCCCCAGCTCCTCGACAAGCCCGCCCCCGCCTCCCCGGCGAAGGCCCCGTACACGCCCGCCGCGCGCACCGCGCGCCGCAAGGCGCTGCTGCACTGGATCGCCGTCCACTCGCTCGGGGTCGCCGCCGCGCTCTTCTTCGTGCTGCCGTTCGTCTTCGTGGTCCTCACCTCGCTGATGAACGACCAGCAGGCGCTGACCCGCGACCTCACGCCCAACACCTGGGAATGGGGCAACTACCGACAGGTCTTCGAGACACCGGGCTTCCTCATATGGTGGCGCAACACCCTCCTTTACGCCGGGCTCGGCACCGTCCTCACCGTGGTGTCGTCCATCCCCGTGGCGTACGCCCTGGCGAAGTTCCGCTTCCGGGGCCGCAAACTGTCGCTGATGCTCGTCATCTCCATGATGATGCTGCCGCCGCAGGTCGTGATCATCCCCATGTACCTGTTCTGGGCGAAGCAGATGGACCTCTCCGGCTCCCTGTGGCCGCTGATCATCCCGATGGCGTTCGGCGACGCGTTCTCCATCTTCCTGCTGCGGCAGTTTCTTCTGACCATCCCGAACGAGTACCTGGACGCGGCCAAGGTGGACGGCTGCGGTGAGTTCCGTACGCTGATCAGGGTCGTCCTGCCGATGGCGAAGCCCGGCATCGCGGCCATCGCCCTCTTCCAGTTCTTCGCCGCCTGGAACGACTACTTCGGACCGCAGATCTACGCCTCCGAGAACCCGGCCGCCTGGACGCTCAGTTACGGACTGGAGTCCTTCAAAGGCGCGCACCACACCAACTGGAACCTGACCATGGCCGCGACCGTTCTGGTCATGGCCCCCGTGATCGCCGTCTTCTTCTTCGCTCAGAAGGCATTCGTCGAGGGCGTCACACTGACTGGAGTAAAGGGCTGA